One Drosophila willistoni isolate 14030-0811.24 chromosome 2R unlocalized genomic scaffold, UCI_dwil_1.1 Seg167, whole genome shotgun sequence DNA segment encodes these proteins:
- the LOC6642048 gene encoding uncharacterized protein LOC6642048 yields the protein MSLVINQKLIYPLKTVEDHLKIDNLKIYNLRIYNLRIYNLKIQNLSLSHLRIKNLRMKNLRIKNLRMKNLRIKNLRIKNVRIKNLMLTNLNTTNRRQSIHLPNKIMN from the exons ATGTCTCTTGTGATAAATCAAAAGCTGATTTATCCCTTAAAAACGGTGGAGGACCACTTGAAAATAGACAACTTGAAAATATACAACCTGAGAATATACAACCTGAGAATATACAACCTGAAAATACAGAACCTGAGCTTAAGCCACCTGAGAATAAAGAACCTGAGAATGAAGAACCTGAGAATAAAGAACCTGAGAATGAAGAACCTGAGAATAAAGAACCTGAGAATAAAGAACGTGAGAATAAAGAACCTGATGTTAACCAACCTGAACACAACCAACCGCAGACAGTC AATCCACCTACCGAACAAGATAATGAACTAA
- the LOC6642047 gene encoding uncharacterized protein LOC6642047, producing the protein MYARGEAHGNNELNSWLKLVKEASNWNKHKMIEKGQVYVMFNQYDTLRKDLDEQINDRLEILVDDIIPTEKPYSECWRLYMRQRNALRKALKQSNAKKSKAILLNSVSCTHKQDSSVESKD; encoded by the coding sequence ATGTATGCAAGGGGTGAAGCTCATGGGAATAATGAGCTAAATTCGTGGCTAAAACTTGTCAAGGAGGCCAGCAATTGGAATAAACATAAAATGATCGAGAAGGGACAAGTTTATGTCATGTTCAATCAGTATGATACATTGCGCAAAGACTTGGATGAGCAGATCAACGATCGTTTGGAAATTCTAGTCGATGATATAATACCCACTGAAAAGCCGTATAGCGAGTGCTGGAGACTTTATATGCGACAGAGAAATGCTCTGCGAAAGGCCCTTAAGCAATCCAATGCCAAGAAGTCCAAAGCTATTTTACTAAATTCGGTTTCTTGCACTCACAAACAGGACTCTTCTGTCGAATCTAAGGACTAG
- the LOC26529691 gene encoding uncharacterized protein LOC26529691 gives MRFLSVWLIGTLIAVATGQNSTAPEATTLDPITEQNNEINEKLEQILLTLGQGHSSHNNEFNQWLQTIRDVKKLSQNRLTEKVRAHALFTDFNRRRLELEEEIDERLDELVDDLIPSLQQNSKCAKFYRRQRDILRRAVTATNARKTEKIRENSVKCPHKEENDDSNEDDDLMFSDAADSGSVEV, from the exons ATGAGGTTCTTGAGTGTTTGGTTAATTGGAACTTTGATTGCTGTGGCAACTGGGCAGAACTCAACAGCTCCAGAAGCAACTACATTG GATCCCATTACGGaacaaaataatgaaataaatgaaaaattggAGCAGATTTTGTTGACTCTAGGACAAGGACATTCCAGTCATAATAACGAGTTTAACCAATGGCTTCAGACAATACGTGATGTCAAGAAGTTGAGTCAAAATAGGTTAACCGAAAAAGTTAGGGCACATGCTCTTTTCACCGATTTCAATCGTCGTCGTTTGGAGCTGGAAGAGGAGATTGATGAGCGTTTGGATGAGCTAGTAGATGACTTAATACCTAGTCTTCAACAGAATAGTAAATGTGCCAAATTCTATAGAAGACAAAGAGATATTTTAAGAAGAGCCGTAACGGCAACCAATGCCAGGAAGACGGAGAAAATCAGAGAGAATTCAGTTAAATGTCCACACAAGGAAGAAAACGATGATTCTAATGAAGACGATGATCTAATGTTTTCGGATGCAGCTGATTCTGGCTCTGTGGAGGTCTAA
- the LOC26529839 gene encoding gamma-gliadin B, with protein sequence MRLYAIFVVVSVAYSNLYVSCDKSKADLSLKNGKGQLENRQPENIQPENIQPENIQPENIQPENIQPENIQPENQQPENIQPENIQPENKQPDVQQPENTKTENKKPEDKKPEDKKPEDKKPDDKKPDDKKPDDKKPDDKKPEHNQAQTVHPLTEQDNEITAKLRYLLQQPHGIYPSYELTTWLNRVLEAISLSINRLSEKVRIATEFEVFNRERRDLEQQINDRIYLITDHLLLESKRKGKCRRFYERQRDALRSALKQSNRKKKENLKKHSSDCSQRRS encoded by the exons ATGCGACTGTACGCCATTTTTGTGGTAGTCAGTGTGGCTTATAGTAATTTGTATGTCTCTTGTGATAAATCAAAAGCTGATTTATCCCTTAAAAACGGTAAAGGACAACTTGAGAATAGACAACCTGAGAATATACAACCTGAAAATATTCAACCTGAGAATATACAACCTGAGAATATACAACCTGAGAATATACAACCTGAGAATATACAACCTGAGAATCAACAACCTGAGAATATACAACCTGAGAATATACAACCTGAAAATAAGCAACCTGATGTTCAACAACCTGAGAATACAAAAACTGAGAATAAAAAACCTGAGGATAAAAAACCTGAGGATAAAAAACCTGAGGATAAAAAACCTGATGATAAAAAACCTGATGATAAAAAACCTGATGATAAAAAACCTGATGATAAAAAACCTGAACACAACCAAGCGCAGACAGTC CATCCACTTACTGAACAAGATAACGAAATAACGGCAAAACTGAGATATCTTCTACAACAACCTCATGGCATATATCCTAGCTATGAATTAACAACTTGGCTGAACCGTGTCTTGGAGGCCATCAGTTTGAGTATAAATAGATTATCCGAGAAAGTGAGAATCGCAACCGAATTCGAAGTGTTCAATCGAGAGCGAAGAGACCTGGAACAACAGATCAATGATcgaatatatttaataaccGATCATTTGTTACTCGAATCTAAAAGAAAAGGGAAATGTCGACGGTTTTATGAACGGCAAAGGGATGCCCTTCGAAGTGCTCTGAAACAATCCAATAggaaaaagaaggaaaacttaaaaaaacacTCGTCAGATTGCAGTCAAAGAAGATCCTAA
- the LOC26529810 gene encoding putative eggshell protein, producing MRSTANDQSFDHNFYEYRSYDCKLYDHKFYDYKSYDHKFYDYKSYHPLLPTPTHYYKTTHDEPTPRSYDCKSYDHKFYDYKSYDHKFYDYKSYHPLLPTPTHYYKTTHDEPTPRSYDCKSYDHKFYDYKSYDYTTAYDKTTHDYKSHYYTTTHDYKSHYYTTTHDYKSHYYTTIHDYKSHYYTTTHDYKTYDYTTTHDETTHDYKTYDYKTYDYKTYDYTTAHDKTNNNNASIFLP from the exons atgC GATCAACCGCCAACGACCAATCCTTCGACCACAATTTTTACGAATACAGGTCCTACGATTGCAAGTTATACGACCACAAGTTCTACGACTACAAGTCCTACGACCACAAGTTCTACGACTACAAGTCCTACCACCCACTACTACCCACTCCCACCCACTACTACAAAACCACCCACGACGAACCCACCCCCAGGTCCTACGATTGCAAGTCCTACGACCACAAGTTCTACGACTACAAGTCCTACGACCACAAGTTCTACGACTACAAGTCCTACCACCCACTACTACCCACTCCCACCCACTACTACAAAACCACCCACGACGAACCCACCCCCAGGTCCTACGATTGCAAGTCCTACGACCACAAGTTCTACGACTACAAGTCCTACGACTACACAACCGCCTACGACAAAACCACCCACGACTACAAGTCCCACTACTACACAACCACCCACGACTACAAGTCCCACTACTACACAACCACCCACGACTACAAGTCCCACTACTACACAACCATCCACGACTACAAGTCCCACTACTACACAACCACCCACGACTACAAGACCTACGACTACACAACCACCCACGACGAAACCACCCACGACTACAAGACCTACGACTACAAGACCTACGACTACAAGACCTACGACTACACAACCGCCCACGACaagaccaacaacaacaatg CATCCATATTTCTACCATGA